The following are encoded in a window of Methanoregula sp. UBA64 genomic DNA:
- a CDS encoding DUF5803 family protein, with protein MRTPDRDRCRFALAALCIALVAALFVPAAGALNATYEVLPNGTLYTASVDITGVSKYMFADTGIMGENIPIDITNVNVTAENRTPVDFNWTRIWSAPSVITFPNGNYTVNYTAPVKDSHLQESFPSQYHVTVNLPANLSVENPLLAGISQGANVTRFADNTTRVTWNKTLSFDLRFYDQNRETLLYIFGNFWIIFAVILLVPFLLLRRDNKP; from the coding sequence ATGCGAACCCCCGACCGAGATCGATGCAGATTTGCCCTCGCTGCTCTCTGCATTGCACTTGTAGCCGCCCTGTTCGTTCCGGCTGCCGGAGCGCTCAACGCTACATATGAAGTGCTGCCCAACGGTACGTTGTATACCGCATCGGTCGATATCACCGGTGTGTCGAAGTATATGTTCGCCGACACGGGGATCATGGGGGAGAATATCCCCATCGATATCACCAATGTCAACGTCACCGCAGAGAACAGGACGCCGGTGGATTTCAACTGGACCAGGATCTGGAGCGCCCCGTCTGTTATCACCTTCCCGAACGGGAACTATACCGTCAACTATACCGCTCCCGTAAAGGACAGCCACCTGCAGGAGAGTTTTCCCTCGCAGTACCATGTCACGGTAAACCTGCCGGCAAACCTCTCGGTGGAAAACCCGCTTCTTGCGGGGATCAGCCAGGGAGCAAACGTAACCCGGTTTGCGGACAATACCACCCGGGTGACCTGGAACAAGACGCTCTCGTTCGATCTCCGGTTCTACGACCAGAACCGGGAAACGCTGCTCTATATTTTCGGGAACTTCTGGATCATCTTTGCCGTCATCCTGCTGGTACCGTTCCTCCTGCTGCGGCGGGACAACAAACCGTAA
- a CDS encoding DUF5667 domain-containing protein, whose amino-acid sequence MKHQSFIVVILAILGILCIPGLAAAAGNLTPAALPAGTVLAPSTDAIGPTSPLYGFKIALENFDESFTPNQTEKLEKEINRTDLRLAELQGALAANQTDAVNRTLDQYWQKVNQSEETITTITNRDGPDTTAPNGSTWQPQNNGTGLMLALENLNRHQETFRYLMQEYPNNTGLVRAYNNSLERQLRFEEKIRERTWSGDTAGYPGANTTGTGSLVPSKLPVRGQQDPTGNGTAKGIVSPDTGRSPGQPGEGNQSAQSADGTGQISPGNRGGDTNDQSQSGTAGGTDKGSPDTVGTRETNQGNGQGNGNTHVNPEATDNGNGRPHGR is encoded by the coding sequence ATGAAACACCAGTCTTTCATAGTGGTGATCCTTGCGATACTGGGGATCCTTTGTATTCCCGGGCTTGCAGCGGCTGCCGGAAACCTGACGCCGGCGGCTCTTCCGGCAGGAACCGTACTGGCACCTTCCACGGATGCAATCGGTCCGACAAGCCCGCTCTACGGCTTTAAGATCGCACTGGAAAACTTCGATGAATCGTTCACGCCAAACCAGACCGAAAAACTCGAAAAAGAGATCAACCGGACAGATCTCCGGCTTGCAGAACTGCAGGGCGCCCTTGCCGCAAACCAGACCGATGCGGTAAACCGGACCCTCGATCAGTACTGGCAGAAGGTCAACCAGTCCGAAGAAACCATAACTACCATTACGAACCGGGATGGGCCGGACACAACTGCCCCAAACGGAAGTACCTGGCAGCCGCAGAACAACGGGACCGGGCTGATGCTCGCCCTGGAGAACCTCAACCGTCACCAGGAGACGTTCAGGTACCTCATGCAGGAGTATCCCAACAACACCGGCCTTGTGCGGGCATACAACAACAGCCTCGAACGGCAGCTGCGGTTCGAAGAGAAGATCCGGGAACGTACCTGGTCCGGGGATACCGCCGGTTACCCGGGTGCCAATACAACGGGAACAGGGTCGCTTGTCCCGTCAAAACTCCCGGTCCGCGGGCAGCAGGATCCCACGGGGAACGGAACCGCAAAGGGTATTGTGTCTCCCGATACCGGCAGGTCCCCGGGGCAGCCCGGTGAGGGAAACCAGAGCGCGCAGTCTGCGGACGGGACCGGCCAGATCTCCCCGGGAAATCGCGGGGGGGACACTAACGACCAGAGCCAGTCCGGCACTGCGGGAGGGACCGACAAGGGCAGCCCGGATACAGTCGGAACCAGGGAGACTAATCAGGGTAACGGGCAGGGAAATGGGAACACACACGTGAATCCGGAGGCCACGGACAATGGAAACGGGCGCCCGCACGGCAGGTGA
- a CDS encoding PAS domain-containing protein has protein sequence MEINKVPEKILPDISMSLVLVFLGMFAITGAFELARYFFLPHAWDGEPLVLTVILASAGAVIIAYFPLKSLRAAEARLDTLLEGSPVPQFIIDADHRVVSWNRSLELLSGITAAEMVGTRGPWRAFYPEKRSTLADILVDEDLATLPERYESAIIKSETLEGAYESLDYFPNAGKHGAWFFFTAVPVRDKQGTIIGAVESFVDLTERKQFEKELQKNRILLDDSLDLAKMAYWDFDQDSGKFVFNDRFYSLYGTSAEREGGYKISTDEYIRNFIYTDDQEYLRSVIEKATALREPETISEQEHRILRRDGEVRYINARVHIIRDDDGHIIRSNGVNQDITERRKAELALKESNARFLSFIKEAAMRLKNPLEVVETNLGSVIGDIDNGEAVCGDTLLLLKIQVKNLAQIRENIIELNKAIVGHAEGFSEASKKFLTE, from the coding sequence ATGGAAATAAACAAAGTCCCCGAAAAAATCCTGCCCGATATCAGTATGTCTCTTGTCCTGGTCTTCCTTGGCATGTTTGCTATCACCGGTGCATTTGAACTGGCACGGTATTTCTTTCTCCCTCATGCATGGGACGGGGAACCACTGGTTCTCACGGTTATCCTGGCAAGTGCAGGTGCGGTCATCATTGCATATTTTCCCCTCAAATCGCTCAGGGCTGCAGAAGCCCGGCTGGATACCCTCCTTGAGGGCTCACCCGTACCGCAGTTTATCATCGATGCCGATCACCGTGTCGTTTCCTGGAACCGGAGCCTGGAACTCCTCAGCGGGATTACGGCAGCGGAGATGGTAGGGACCCGGGGACCCTGGCGGGCATTTTACCCGGAAAAACGGTCCACCCTGGCAGACATCCTCGTCGATGAAGACCTTGCAACCCTGCCGGAGCGGTACGAGAGTGCCATCATCAAATCCGAAACTCTCGAAGGGGCGTATGAATCCCTTGATTACTTCCCGAACGCAGGGAAACATGGCGCATGGTTCTTTTTTACTGCGGTTCCTGTTCGGGATAAACAGGGTACGATTATCGGAGCCGTGGAATCGTTTGTCGATCTTACGGAACGCAAACAGTTTGAAAAGGAACTCCAGAAAAACCGGATCCTGCTGGATGATTCACTGGATCTGGCAAAGATGGCGTACTGGGATTTTGACCAGGATTCCGGGAAGTTCGTCTTCAATGACCGGTTTTATTCCCTGTATGGAACATCGGCCGAACGCGAGGGGGGCTACAAGATATCCACCGATGAATATATCCGGAATTTCATTTACACTGACGATCAGGAATACCTACGGTCCGTCATTGAAAAAGCAACCGCTTTGCGGGAGCCTGAAACCATATCCGAACAGGAACACCGGATCCTCCGCAGGGACGGGGAAGTGCGGTATATCAATGCGCGGGTACATATAATCCGTGACGACGACGGCCATATTATCCGGTCAAATGGCGTAAACCAGGATATCACCGAACGCAGGAAGGCCGAACTTGCCCTTAAAGAGAGTAATGCGCGGTTCCTTTCCTTTATCAAGGAAGCAGCAATGCGGCTGAAAAATCCCCTTGAGGTTGTGGAAACAAACCTTGGTTCGGTTATCGGCGATATCGACAACGGCGAAGCGGTCTGCGGGGATACGCTCCTCCTGCTGAAGATTCAGGTAAAGAACCTCGCGCAGATCCGGGAGAATATCATCGAACTCAATAAGGCAATCGTCGGGCATGCGGAAGGATTTTCCGAAGCATCGAAAAAGTTCCTGACGGAATAA
- a CDS encoding helix-turn-helix transcriptional regulator, whose amino-acid sequence MRTTDRRCFFVLFVLAVCLTVPAVCAAGLQDYSTTYTIQLQDSGTALWNVEYRTPLSTDSDTAAFEQYAATLDSVYLPQIETLMQSSAAQAASATSRQMSVGNFSGTAITQTTPTGKFGIISISFAWTNFSVSSGTTLTTGDAFAGGLYLSKDTVLVIRYPAGYSLVSAEPDPDQEDSASLAWYGLRSFDTGKPSVVLEKSGFPLLPVVVAGIIIIVAAAGLLFYRRKKPEPDPAAVPSEPLEEPDDPPVSLSDADRIGLDEKILRQLKAGGGEQFQSELGRTLGIPKSTLSSALHDLHQRGIIVKVKKGRENLIRLDEKYR is encoded by the coding sequence ATGAGAACAACCGACCGCAGATGTTTTTTTGTTCTCTTCGTTCTCGCAGTGTGCCTTACCGTTCCGGCGGTTTGCGCCGCGGGGCTCCAGGACTATTCCACCACCTATACGATACAGCTCCAGGACAGCGGTACGGCGCTCTGGAACGTGGAGTACCGGACGCCCCTGTCCACCGACAGCGATACCGCGGCATTCGAACAGTACGCCGCAACGCTCGATTCCGTATACCTCCCCCAGATCGAAACCCTCATGCAGAGCTCGGCGGCGCAGGCCGCATCCGCCACATCCCGACAGATGTCGGTCGGGAACTTCTCCGGCACCGCAATTACCCAGACAACGCCGACCGGCAAATTCGGTATAATCTCCATCTCGTTTGCCTGGACCAACTTTTCCGTATCTTCCGGTACCACGCTGACCACCGGGGATGCCTTTGCCGGTGGCCTGTACCTCTCAAAGGACACCGTCCTTGTCATACGGTACCCCGCAGGATATTCGCTGGTCTCCGCGGAACCAGATCCGGACCAGGAAGACAGCGCCTCGCTTGCCTGGTACGGATTGCGATCCTTTGACACCGGGAAACCGTCCGTTGTCCTTGAAAAAAGCGGGTTCCCCCTCCTCCCTGTCGTGGTTGCAGGGATCATCATTATTGTTGCGGCGGCGGGACTGCTGTTCTACCGGAGAAAAAAACCGGAGCCGGACCCGGCAGCAGTGCCGTCAGAGCCCCTGGAAGAACCGGATGATCCCCCGGTATCCCTGTCGGATGCAGACAGGATTGGCCTTGATGAAAAAATCCTCAGGCAGCTTAAGGCCGGTGGCGGGGAGCAGTTCCAGTCAGAACTGGGAAGAACCCTTGGCATCCCCAAGTCCACCTTAAGTTCAGCCTTACACGATCTCCACCAGAGGGGGATTATCGTGAAGGTAAAAAAGGGCCGGGAGAACCTTATCCGGCTCGATGAGAAGTACCGGTAA
- a CDS encoding acylphosphatase, translating into MMRVTAVATGKVQGVGYRHFVEICAHSLGLHGMVQNMPDGSVHMVAEGPEAALTEFTSRVRAVGHPVIRVDDLMITPGTGTGEFPGFHVLW; encoded by the coding sequence ATGATGAGGGTTACCGCAGTGGCAACCGGAAAAGTACAGGGAGTCGGGTACCGGCATTTCGTTGAGATCTGCGCCCACAGCCTCGGGTTGCACGGTATGGTACAGAATATGCCGGACGGATCGGTCCACATGGTTGCCGAGGGCCCGGAGGCAGCGCTCACTGAGTTCACCAGCCGGGTCCGGGCGGTGGGGCATCCGGTGATACGGGTCGACGACCTCATGATCACGCCGGGGACCGGTACCGGTGAATTCCCGGGATTCCATGTGCTGTGGTGA
- a CDS encoding DUF7504 family protein, which yields MIFPFEPKEESLYLIMASAARLKEENMALIRLLLSKDYYVLVVTANQPYDILKKSYEKAGIPLDRIFFVDTVTKYALGKDHEQVPNCRFISNPSDLTDLGIAVTAILGENKEKKISLLFDSVNAMLIYISSQNITRFIHFVTNKLRLMNFSGIFLAVEKGLDPDLLIHLTTFVDQVIDLDKSQ from the coding sequence GTGATATTCCCGTTTGAACCAAAAGAGGAGTCCCTGTACCTGATCATGGCCTCCGCTGCCCGGTTAAAAGAGGAGAATATGGCCCTGATCCGGTTGCTGCTCTCAAAGGACTATTACGTCCTTGTCGTTACCGCAAACCAGCCCTATGATATCCTCAAAAAGAGTTACGAGAAGGCGGGGATTCCCCTCGACAGGATCTTTTTTGTCGATACGGTCACAAAATACGCGCTGGGAAAAGACCACGAGCAGGTACCCAATTGTCGGTTCATCTCGAACCCTTCCGATTTAACCGATCTTGGCATCGCTGTCACGGCAATCCTGGGAGAAAACAAGGAGAAAAAAATCTCCCTGTTATTCGATTCGGTAAACGCGATGCTGATCTATATCTCGTCCCAGAATATCACCCGGTTTATCCATTTTGTTACCAACAAGCTGCGGCTGATGAATTTTTCCGGGATCTTCCTTGCCGTGGAGAAAGGGCTCGATCCCGACCTGCTTATTCACCTGACCACGTTTGTGGATCAGGTCATCGATCTGGATAAATCCCAATAA